In Nocardioides luti, the DNA window ATGAGCAGCGCGATGGTGCCGAGCACGACGTAGACGATCCGGTGCCCCGCCTTGACCACCTGCTCCTTGATGTTGTGCCCGGAGAGCCGGCGGTGCACGGCCACGGCGGCCATCACCAGCGCGGTGACCAGCGCCGCGAGCAGGACGAGCACCAGGTAGAGGAACGTCTGGAAGCGGTCGAGGTCCGCGAACGAGCTCTGGAACGGCAGCGTCAGCAGGAAGCCCGCCGTGAGCTGGGCGCCGGTCTGCATGACGCGGAGCTCCTGGAGGAGGTCCTCCCACTTGCGGTCGAAGCGCTCCTCCTCGGTCTCGTCGCGTCCGTCGCGCGCGGCCTGCTGATCCTCGTCCTGCTCCTGCGCTCCCATGGCGACAGTCTGGACCGTGGCGCCGACGAGTGCGCGGGAATCAGCCCGCGAGCCCCTCGACCACCTCGGCGCCGGGGAGCTGCGCGAGCAGGGCGCCCGCCACCAGCAGCTTGGAGCGGCGTACGCCGGAGCCGATGACCGCGACGTCCATGGCGGCGACCCGGGCGTCGACCAGGAGTCGCCACCCGGCGGGCAGCCCGACGGGGGTGATGCCGCCGTACTCCATCCCCGACCCGTCCACCGCGCGGTCCATCGGGAGGAACGACGCCTTGCGCACGTCGAGGGTCCGCTTGACCAGGTTGTTCACGTCGGCGCGGGTGTCCGCGCGGACCAGGCAGGCGGCGACCCGCTCCTCGCCGTCGCGGCGGCCGCCGACCACCACGCAGTTGGCGCCGGTGCTCATCGGCAGGTCGTAGGCCTCGCTCATCGCCGCGGTGTCGGCGAGGTCGGGGTCGATCGCGACGACCGCGACCCGGTCGGCGTGCTCCCAGCCCCGCAGGGCGGCGGCCACGGAGGGCGCCAGGAGGTCCGGGTGGTCGAGCGCGGGCAGGGACGTCAGGGCGCCGAGGGACGGAAGGCTCACCGCCCCATCCTGACCCGGACGTGGGCGGATGGTCACCCGGGGTTCACGTCGCGGGCCCCGACCGGCCATGCCGGTCCCGTCTGCTGGGGCCATGACCGCAGTGGCGCTCCCGGACCTCGAGCCCGCGACCCCCTCGCTGGTCGCGACCCCCGCGGTCGTCGCCCACCGTGGCGCCAGCGGGCTGCGGCCGGAGCACTCGATGCAGGCCTACCGCCTCGCGCTCGCCACCGGCGCCGACGACCTCGAGATCGACGTCGTGACGACCCGCGACCGCGTCCTGGTGTGCCGCCACGACGCCGAGCTCTCCCGGACCACCGACATCGCCCAGCGCCGCGACCTGGCCCACCTGCGCACGACCAAGCTCGTCGACGGCGAGGTGGTCACCGGCTGGTTCGTCGAGGACCTGCTCTGGGCGGAGGTCCGCACGCTCCGCACCCGCGAGCGGTGGGCGCGGACCCGCTGGGCGAGTGCGGCGTACGACGGCCGCGGCCGTGTCGTCACGCTCGACGAGGTCCTCGGCCTGGTGCGGGGCGAGTCGCGGCGCCGGGGCCGGCCCTGCGGCGTGCTGGTCGAGCTGAAGCACGCGGCGTACTACGAGGCGCTCGGCCTGCCGCTGCACGAGCCGCTGCTCGACGCCCTGCGCCGCCACGACCTCGACCACCCGGCCTCGCCGGTGACGGTGATGTCCTTCGAGGCGACCGTGCTCCGC includes these proteins:
- a CDS encoding DUF6328 family protein — encoded protein: MGAQEQDEDQQAARDGRDETEEERFDRKWEDLLQELRVMQTGAQLTAGFLLTLPFQSSFADLDRFQTFLYLVLVLLAALVTALVMAAVAVHRRLSGHNIKEQVVKAGHRIVYVVLGTIALLITGMTMLIFDVVVDRTYAVVVAASMAVVLGTLLVVVPNLLAARTAD
- a CDS encoding YbaK/EbsC family protein, which codes for MSLPSLGALTSLPALDHPDLLAPSVAAALRGWEHADRVAVVAIDPDLADTAAMSEAYDLPMSTGANCVVVGGRRDGEERVAACLVRADTRADVNNLVKRTLDVRKASFLPMDRAVDGSGMEYGGITPVGLPAGWRLLVDARVAAMDVAVIGSGVRRSKLLVAGALLAQLPGAEVVEGLAG
- a CDS encoding glycerophosphodiester phosphodiesterase family protein: MTAVALPDLEPATPSLVATPAVVAHRGASGLRPEHSMQAYRLALATGADDLEIDVVTTRDRVLVCRHDAELSRTTDIAQRRDLAHLRTTKLVDGEVVTGWFVEDLLWAEVRTLRTRERWARTRWASAAYDGRGRVVTLDEVLGLVRGESRRRGRPCGVLVELKHAAYYEALGLPLHEPLLDALRRHDLDHPASPVTVMSFEATVLRRLARSARVPLVQLLGPAVDRPADVVASGGTTTFAELATPVGLARVEDWADGVGAHTGLVLADGVAPTDLVRDAHRESLTVHVWTLRQENRFLPEPYRSRAGDDAAGDLPGLTTRLLELGVDGLITDHPAVVRAARDAWAQSWGSSAQATR